In the genome of Arachis hypogaea cultivar Tifrunner chromosome 9, arahy.Tifrunner.gnm2.J5K5, whole genome shotgun sequence, the window attactcgattggtccctaataattaattccgtcagtcacttaagtcctttactccgttaactttaacggaggacaaaatagtccctgacaagTGACAACTCTAACAGGGAACAAAATGGTCCATGATCTTCTCTGTTCGGAAACGATACTGTTCTCtcataattttcatcatatctcgcataacactagcagtttaacactgtaacttcaaactacacaatgcacactctataaatttaatgttcacaagaaaaaatcctcaacttgttctcaactaattcatactcaaGAAAATAATGCCTACGTCTCTCAACTAGTTAtcgtcttcgatggatcccataaatctagacagcaagtctgatttgttaagaccCATCGTCATCGTTGCCATCTCCCTCCTCTTCTGCTCTatcatctccatgaccacattgtccaccacttCGATCGCTTCCTTTAACTTTTTCTCTGACccaatgttcagtaatcgcttcagtttcCATATGAGCGGCAACGACGACATTATTCGTTGTACTAATAGTTTGGATGCGAGGTCGAAACTGTCTGCCAAGTTAGACTCTGGAAAATaaggaatgaagcactcggtgtctatttcaaatgagaatttgtatatgatgtcgaaggaaaatcttctcatgatgtcctaatgtccaacaatctatattgcttgccagagagtggagaaaggcgtgCCCTTGGAGTAGTTGTAGAACTTGGTGTTGAGGATGTCGTGGACGTGTCagggttggaggtgatgttatcgAAGACGTGAAAGTGAATGCTTTTGGTGAGTGaagtgcagaggaggtggatgtactAGTCACAAATATTTAGGAAGTGTGTGGTTTATGGCATGTTGAGCTAGGTGCGACACGTGTGACAATCACACCATGACTTAATCTTGGAGataaagaggaggaaggaaaagatggaaaaaaagactgtgaagatgaagaatgagagtaTGAATAttagggttatgcgagatatgataaaaattggggaagaacagTGTCGTTTTCGAATAAAGGGGTTAGGGATCATTTTATTCCTTATTAGAgttttcaaggactattttgtcctccgttagagttgtcagggactattttatTATCCGTTAGAGTTAACGAAATAAAGAACCAAAATGAccaacaaaattaattattaggaatcaatcaagtaattaattttagttagaaaCTAAAGTGTGTGGTTTTAAATTCTTTGAGTACCAATTCTTTGAAAAGCGCCCTGTGCTGGAGATAATAGAGTAATCGCAATTAGCAACGAAAATATCTTCGTTCCTGAGTTCCTCTTACCCATCACTATTACGGGAGCATCCATGGCAACCACACTTAAAGCATACTCTCTTTCTCATCAATGTCTTCTTCTGCCTCCCTACCTCTTCCCCCTCTCTCCCTAACCACCAAAAGCCACTCCCCGCTCTTCTCTCCTAAATCCCCCACTCTACTCCTCCTTCTTCCCTCCAACAACTTCTCGTCCCTCACATGCCGCTGCTCCACCTCTTCTCCTTCCAGTTCCGACCGcgaggagcagcgctggctccgCGAGGAGAAGCGTTGGATCCGCGAAGAGCAGCGCTGGCTCCGGGAGGAGCAGCGTTGGGCGCGTGAGCGGGACGCTCTGCTCCGGGAGATTGCCGAGCTCAGGATGCAGGTTCAGGCCCTGGAGCGACGGCTTCTGGCGCAGGAGGTTTCTTCTTCGGAGGCGGTTCCGAATGTGGCAGCGCTGTTGCAAGCTTTGAAGGATAAGAACCTTGTTTTGGAGAGTGGATCGAATTCGCAGCAGCAGAGGCTGGTACTGgtcgagaagaagaaggaggaactcgatgcagaaaaagaagaagaagaggttcTTGAGCATGAAAAGGAGGTTGTGCTTATTGAGGACGCTGCTGCTAAGGTTGAGAAGAGGATCACTCTGCGGATGGGTTCCGAAGGAGAACAAGTTCGAGAGATGCAGGTTTGTTGCAATTTTCTATTATTGTCATTATTacaattattgttattaattcctCTTTACTTGTTTGTGCTGGGAATTGGTGTTTttgtgattatttatttatttattttgtgtggAATGAAATAATGATAGGAAGCGTTGCTGAAATTAGGATTTTACTCGGGCGAGGAGGACATGGAGTTTTCCAGCTTCTCCAGTGGCACTGAACGAGCTGTCAAGACTTGGCAAGTTAGTCCctcatttttctatttaaaaaaaaatcgttAATGGTGTTGTTAActtgttattaatattattttgcataaagttttttttatgtgaaattgCTGAGAGAAGATTATTTGTTATAAACTTATTGTACTAAAAGAGTTAAAAGACAGCTTGGTGCAAAGCATCCAGCATTATATGTTATGTAGGAACGTAGGCCTCTAAACCTGATTTGAACTCAGTGACCTTGTGGTCTCGTGGACAACTCAACTATTGTTTCAAAGCTCACTTTCAAAAACTGTTTTTCTGTATATCACGCCCTGTTGACTTGTTTTTCATGGGTTTTTTTCATATAAGGGTAATGACATTTTATTGACAGGCTGCATTAGGTGCCTCTGAGGATGGTGTTATGACATCTGAACTTCTTGAAAGGCTTTATTTGGAGATACAAACCAAGGATTCAGGCAATGCCAATGAAAACAGAAAATCCACTAGTGTTTCATCGCATGTATGCTGGTTATTAATTTGTAGCTTCTTGTTTACGTTAATCTTCTATGTTGCTTTTATTAAATTTCTGTCTGAAAACTTGGTTTCTGATAGAGCTTAAATGCTCTTCACTCCTACGATTggttatatatgtataaaataatgATGAGAGAAAATATAAGAATGGTTTTGGATTGAATTTCTATTCTCCATGTGTTCTAGGAAGGGGAAAATGGAGCTGTGGTTGCTTCTGTGACAGAAATTTCAGAAGTTCAGCAGAAAGTTGTGAAGAAAGGTGACACAGAAATAGAAGCCACCCGTCGGGGAGTTtttcttcttggagagaatcgGTGGGAAGAACCCTCAAGACTCACCTCAAGTGATGGACTTGATAAGAGCAAGAAGAAGGATGGAACAACCAAATGCCTTCAATGTCGTGGGGAAGGCCGTTTGTTATGTACAGGTATGTACGGTCCCTTGACTACCGATTAGTCTCTTCAGGAACTCTTAATTCCAAGGAAATTTGTTTCAAGAGCTTTCATAATTCATTTGGAATAGAAGAAGTACACAAGTAACTTCTATAAAACACCATTCCATTTCTTAGCTGCCTGATTTTGCAGGATACATGATGGATAGTTTCATTTCTAGTATCAAGTAGAAAATATTCCTTAGAGCTATCACTTGCTATTGTGCTTAGattacttgaaaaaaatttattgagaTTGTTAAAAGGACAATAATAATGGGAGTAATTAATATTGAGATTTTTGTTTTGCTTTGAAGTgagaagatattttatttttgcccTGTTCATACTAATGTTTGTTTATTTAACTTCTTTGATTAATActctttattataa includes:
- the LOC112711393 gene encoding protein disulfide isomerase pTAC5, chloroplastic; this translates as MSSSASLPLPPLSLTTKSHSPLFSPKSPTLLLLLPSNNFSSLTCRCSTSSPSSSDREEQRWLREEKRWIREEQRWLREEQRWARERDALLREIAELRMQVQALERRLLAQEVSSSEAVPNVAALLQALKDKNLVLESGSNSQQQRLVLVEKKKEELDAEKEEEEVLEHEKEVVLIEDAAAKVEKRITLRMGSEGEQVREMQEALLKLGFYSGEEDMEFSSFSSGTERAVKTWQAALGASEDGVMTSELLERLYLEIQTKDSGNANENRKSTSVSSHEGENGAVVASVTEISEVQQKVVKKGDTEIEATRRGVFLLGENRWEEPSRLTSSDGLDKSKKKDGTTKCLQCRGEGRLLCTECDGSGEPNVEPQFLEWVDEDAKCPYCEGLGYTICDICGGKARV